A single window of Granulicella mallensis MP5ACTX8 DNA harbors:
- a CDS encoding DUF481 domain-containing protein — MRRFPVLFSAAILGLSGLIQAQAQTPAPKPTPDVLVFSNGDQLTGKLERVAGGNAVFKSDMAGELTISLDKVKELRSGAKFALLRKGVPVTKADAPTGTVDMAGGNVVLTNPGHEPDTVATKDVNYLIDKDSFDRQIARKTKFLQGWNGTVTGGATVVRATDNGTTFTAAVNLIRATPVVPYLPPDTRTTVNVAESYGKLTTPVIPPTDPPTPASVAKTSIFHTDAEHDKYFSPRFYALADLSFDHNFSQGLQFQQVYGGGVGWTAIQKPKQQLDLKVDLHYETQQFIQQVGVPNVPNVNLIGSTFAETYHYNLPHGILFTETGDVLPGWNDMSAYSANGTATLALPVYKRLSASFSTTDNFINNPPPFNKKNSYQFVTGVTYTLH; from the coding sequence TTGCGTCGATTCCCGGTCCTCTTTTCTGCTGCAATCCTCGGTTTATCCGGCCTGATCCAGGCCCAGGCCCAGACCCCCGCACCTAAGCCCACCCCCGATGTGTTGGTCTTCTCCAATGGCGACCAGCTGACAGGTAAGCTTGAACGCGTTGCCGGCGGCAATGCCGTCTTCAAAAGCGATATGGCTGGGGAGCTCACGATCTCCCTTGACAAGGTGAAGGAGCTGCGGTCCGGCGCGAAGTTCGCCCTGCTTCGCAAAGGCGTTCCGGTTACGAAGGCAGACGCCCCGACCGGAACCGTGGATATGGCGGGCGGCAATGTGGTGCTGACAAATCCCGGACATGAGCCCGATACCGTTGCGACCAAGGATGTCAATTACCTGATCGACAAGGACTCTTTCGACAGACAGATTGCGCGCAAGACGAAGTTCCTGCAAGGCTGGAATGGCACCGTCACCGGCGGCGCCACGGTGGTGCGCGCTACAGACAACGGGACCACGTTTACGGCGGCCGTCAACCTCATTCGGGCGACCCCCGTGGTGCCTTACCTTCCGCCGGATACGCGTACGACCGTTAACGTTGCGGAGAGCTACGGCAAGCTGACTACGCCGGTGATTCCGCCGACCGATCCACCCACGCCAGCTTCGGTCGCCAAGACGAGCATCTTCCATACCGATGCCGAACACGACAAGTATTTCAGCCCACGTTTCTATGCTTTGGCCGATCTCTCTTTCGATCACAACTTCTCGCAGGGCCTGCAGTTCCAGCAGGTCTACGGTGGCGGTGTCGGCTGGACAGCCATCCAGAAACCCAAGCAGCAGCTTGATCTCAAGGTCGATCTGCACTACGAGACGCAGCAGTTCATTCAGCAAGTGGGCGTTCCCAACGTTCCCAATGTGAACCTCATCGGTTCGACCTTTGCGGAGACGTATCACTACAACCTTCCGCACGGCATCCTCTTTACCGAGACCGGCGATGTCCTGCCGGGTTGGAATGACATGTCGGCGTACTCGGCGAATGGGACCGCGACGCTGGCTCTGCCGGTCTACAAGCGTCTGAGCGCCTCGTTCTCGACCACCGACAACTTCATCAATAACCCCCCGCCGTTCAATAAAAAGAACTCTTACCAGTTCGTCACCGGCGTCACGTACACCCTGCACTAG
- a CDS encoding lactonase family protein: protein MLTKSTRRQFLVASAALPFALRSFAQSSTEPRWVLLGTGDGKGIYRAPWNAATGELGAIELAVATERPTFLAMHPKRPLLYAANEAAKGDGSLSSFRVNAAQGTVELVQRVSSHGNGPCYVSVDHTGKTAFVANYGGGSMSAYTLGSAGEISDAGGLDCRNNPSCGVLGPVTDRQEAAHLHCTTVSPDNKFLLVCNLGEDAIEVFPISPGKKAPLGVPTRVQARVGSGPRHVAFHPNGKWVYCVHELDATIDLYDWSAHKHTASMKLREGSTVFTLTPGTSLAGNSGCEIIVGDDGRFVYTCSRGVDEIIVYRVDATSGLLTEQQRLSCGGKIPRIIAFDPTRKWLVSCNQTAPGSVTVFAHDAKTGRLSETPKTFAADTPMFVQWI, encoded by the coding sequence ATGCTCACCAAATCCACACGCCGCCAGTTCCTCGTCGCCTCCGCCGCCCTTCCCTTCGCGTTGCGGAGCTTTGCGCAATCGTCAACCGAACCCCGCTGGGTCCTCCTCGGAACCGGCGACGGAAAAGGGATCTACCGCGCGCCCTGGAATGCAGCCACCGGCGAACTTGGCGCCATAGAACTCGCGGTCGCAACTGAACGCCCCACCTTCCTGGCGATGCATCCGAAGCGGCCCCTGCTCTATGCCGCGAACGAAGCAGCCAAAGGCGATGGCAGCCTCTCCAGCTTTCGCGTCAACGCAGCCCAGGGAACCGTGGAACTCGTACAACGGGTAAGCTCCCATGGCAACGGTCCCTGCTACGTATCGGTAGACCACACCGGCAAGACCGCCTTCGTCGCGAACTACGGCGGCGGAAGCATGTCGGCCTACACGCTGGGCTCCGCAGGAGAGATCAGCGACGCAGGCGGACTCGACTGCCGCAACAACCCCTCCTGCGGCGTACTCGGCCCCGTAACGGACCGGCAGGAAGCCGCCCATCTGCATTGCACCACCGTCTCGCCCGACAACAAGTTCCTGCTGGTATGCAATCTCGGGGAAGACGCGATTGAAGTCTTCCCCATCTCGCCGGGCAAGAAAGCTCCGCTGGGCGTGCCGACACGGGTGCAGGCACGCGTCGGCTCCGGACCGCGGCACGTGGCCTTCCACCCGAATGGAAAGTGGGTCTACTGCGTCCACGAACTCGACGCGACCATCGACCTCTACGACTGGAGCGCGCACAAACATACGGCATCGATGAAGCTGCGCGAAGGCAGCACAGTCTTCACGCTCACGCCTGGAACCTCTCTCGCCGGCAACTCCGGCTGCGAGATTATCGTCGGCGACGATGGCCGTTTCGTCTACACCTGCTCCCGCGGAGTGGACGAGATCATCGTCTACCGCGTGGATGCAACCTCAGGACTGCTGACCGAACAACAGCGGCTGAGCTGCGGTGGCAAGATTCCCCGCATCATCGCCTTCGACCCGACCCGCAAATGGCTCGTCAGCTGCAACCAGACTGCCCCCGGAAGCGTGACCGTGTTCGCACACGACGCAAAAACCGGACGCCTCAGCGAGACCCCCAAGACCTTCGCCGCAGACACTCCCATGTTTGTGCAGTGGATATAA